From a region of the Kwoniella mangroviensis CBS 8507 chromosome 1 map unlocalized Ctg01, whole genome shotgun sequence genome:
- a CDS encoding phosphatidylserine decarboxylase, translating to MPDAIDKSVPDEHRIHSVGAWKSQDKRHHHKFLNDTVEYVEQNPKPLDPSLKEFKEIVEGSTRLSMLFQLMFEQVPNNKEYLKDPTGQDSQVRDFDHLLKLMNHVISHAPRWTDPGHKVGLVGVPVQALLDWPMGTSAGFCVFQDPLVNEQLKKILDVWGSYLTSPESAEVLGQGKTDWFGPTGLPSLEEVANKAGGTNLKFHELFQCDPKAEHYGYTSWDNFFTRQFHWENRPVASPDDQNVLVNSCESKMYKVARDVKARDKFWVKGQPYSVIDILNFDKDYSEEFVGGTIYQAFLSALSYHRWHSPVSGTIKKIVQVDGTYYSEPLFVDFTQNQKADMTGETTSQEYLSCTATRAIIFIESDNPKIGLMAFVGIGMTEVSTCDTTVKEGQHVEKGEELGMFHFGGSTHCLLFRKGVKLSDFPEESDHNVPVRSKLCVVE from the exons ATGCCAGACGCTATAGACAAGAGTGTACCGGATGAACACCGTATTCACAGT GTCGGTGCATGGAAATCACAAGATAAGAGACATCATCATAAGTTCTTGAATGATACTGTAGAATATGTCGAACAGAATCCTAAACCTTTGGATCCTTCGTTGAAAGAATTCAAAGAGATAGTAGAAGGGAGTACTAGATTATCTATGTTATTTCAATTGATGTTTGAGCAG GTCCCAAACAATAAAGAATACCTTAAAGATCCCACTGGTCAAGATTCCCAAGTGAGAGATTTCGACCATCTCCTTAAACTTATGAACCACGTTATATCACATGCTCCACGATGGACCGATCCAGGACATAAAGTCGGATTAGTAGGTGTACCTGTGCAGGCATTGTTGGATTGGCCAATGGGTACTTCAGCTGGGTTTTGTGTTTTTCAAGATCCTTTGGTTAATGAACAG CTCAAGAAAATCCTCGACGTATGGGGCTCATACCTCACGTCTCCCGAGTCTGCCGAGGTACTAGGCCAAGGCAAAACAGACTGGTTCGGTCCAACTGGCTTACCAAGCTTAGAAGAAGTGGCCAACAAAGCTGGTGGGACCAACTTGAAGTTTCATGAGTTATTCCAATGCGATCCTAAAGCTGAACATTACGGATATACCTCATGGGATAACTTCTTTACACGTCAATTCCATTGGGAAAATCGTCCAGTAGCTTCTCCAGACGATCAAAATGTCTTGGTAAATTCGTGCGAATCGAAAATGTACAAGGTGGCTAGGGACGTCAAAGCAAGAGATAAATTTTGGGTTAAAGGTCAACCATATTCTGTGATAGACATACTCAACTTTGATAAAGATTACTCGGAGGAATTTGTGGGAGGAACGATCTATCAAGCTTTTCTAAGTGCATTGAGTTATCATCGATGGCATTCACCCGTTTCCGGAACGATAAAGAAGATTGTTCAAGTGGATGGAACCTATTATAGTGAACCGTTATTCGTGGATTTCACACAAAATcaaaaagctgatatgactGGTGAAACTACGAGTCAAGAGTATCTGTCCTGCACGGCAACGCGAGCGATCATTTTTATAGAATCGGATAATCCGAAGATCGGATTGATGGCGTTTGTGGGTATTGGAATGACAGAGGTTTCTACTTGTGATACGACGGTTAAGGAGGGTCAACATGTagagaaaggagaggaaCTTGG AATGTTTCATTTCGGTGGATCGACTCACTGTCTTCTGTTTAGGAAAGGAGTGAAACTATCGGATTTCCCAGAAGAGTCAGATCATAATGTACCGGTAAGAAGCAAGTTGTGTGTGGTGGAATAG
- a CDS encoding mitochondrial 37S ribosomal protein bS1m, translated as MSSSPFPQMLKRAHISTYDPLITRIYTSTPSSKSQHSDWGLKFPVPIKKGPRYIKFNSLDAGPGVNCDWRSGEREARFVQAWGDGTVRWQNEDEVQSLPFLTKAQTAAFSRNAQSDDYLTEQIPSSESAEDQLWMKDVESMSEKEFELYLEKIRKGRKQFLDQKLNDISTSIKETLVLPEDNTLIHLSYTGKTPSNSTLNYQAALTTSELRDVRSNKLNSKPHRTNGLVYSAKPTSSNEYLETSSKKGRVLNKVSRYDNTQNAFRPLMGGGGNNLPWIVSLGGLTGKTITNNNRFTDSNVGGNAYMNNSIDQTDYTRSDTSAGVGKFRIGRAEMGSNPPSVLALKDSKYTNNGTKLTGRWRQSTANQPSPLDTFRFDIDLSITDIESEVEGAEAGVGQPGSREWVGNESKLNKLTTDSWQDELNLGGPRRDRQKGEALDKLKKREREATKETMSRLHRLLNKHKVDAEVKETEDGQ; from the coding sequence ATGTCATCGTCTCCCTTCCCTCAGATGCTCAAACGAGCCCACATCTCCACTTACGACCCCCTCATCACCCGGATATACACCtccactccatcttccaagTCGCAGCATTCCGATTGGGGACTCAAATTCCCTGTACCTATCAAGAAAGGCCCACGATATATCAAGTTCAACTCGCTCGATGCTGGACCAGGGGTAAATTGCGATTGGCGATCTGGCGAGAGGGAAGCTAGGTTCGTCCAGGCTTGGGGTGATGGTACGGTCAGATGGcagaacgaagatgaagttcaATCCCTACCATTCCTCACCAAAGCTCAAACGGCAGCTTTCAGTCGAAATGCCCAATCGGACGATTACCTCACTGAACAaataccttcttcggaaAGTGCGGAAGATCAATTGTGGATGAAAGATGTCGAATCGATGAGTGAGAAAGAATTCGAGCTTTATTtagagaagatcagaaaagGTAGAAAACAGTTCTTGGATCAGAAATTGAATGATATTTCTACATCTATCAAAGAAACTTTAGTACTTCCTGAAGATAATACTTTGATCCACCTTTCCTATACCGGTAAAACTCCTTCAAACTCTACGTTAAATTATCAAGCTGCGCTTACGACCTCTGAACTGAGGGATGTACGATCGAACAAGTTGAACTCGAAACCCCACCGAACCAATGGATTGGTCTATTCTGCCAAACCTACTTCGTCGAATGAATATTTAGAAACGTCAAGTAAGAAAGGAAGGGTGTTAAATAAAGTATCGAGATATGATAATACCCAAAACGCATTCAGACCTTTGATGGGAGGAGGGGGAAATAATTTACCTTGGATCGTCAGTTTGGGAGGTCTAACTGGTAAGACGATTACAAACAATAATCGATTCACGGATTCGAACGTTGGCGGTAATGCGTATATGAATAATTCGATTGATCAGACGGATTATACACGATCTGACACATCGGCGGGTGTAGGTAAATTCAGGATTGGCAGAGCTGAGATGGGATCCAATCCTCCTAGCGTATTGGCTTTGAAGGATAGTAAATATACGAATAATGGAACGAAGTTGACAGGAAGATGGAGACAATCTACGGCAAACCAACCATCACCTCTTGATACCTTCagattcgatatcgatcTGTCTATTACAGATATTGAATCGGAGGTGGAAGGCGCTGAAGCAGGAGTAGGTCAACCAGGATCGAGAGAATGGGTAGGAAATGAAAGTAAATTGAATAAATTGACGACGGATAGCTGgcaagatgaattgaaccTTGGTGGACCTAGAAGAGATAGACAAAAAGGTGAAGCTTTAGATAAGttgaagaaaagagagagagaggcGACGAAAGAGACGATGAGCAGGTTACATAGGTTGTTGAACAAACATAAGGTGGATGCTGAAGTCAAGGAGACAGAGGATGGTCAGTAG
- a CDS encoding UDP-glucose 4-epimerase GalE, with protein MTQQPYINGNSHKLKKVVVTGGLGYIGSHVVVSLLLTGQYQPIVIDNCLNSYPEALNRCAEIARDEMGSDAPQPIYHNVDLRNAEAVEDAFAQYDNKGGIWAVIHLAALKAVGESGEIPLSYYKTNVAGSISLFESMERHGVNNLVFSSSATVYGTPEIVPIPETSPLLSASCYGRTKAMVEEIIQDLCRAQKKDGQSSLRAVSVRYFNPAGAHPSGKLGEEPRGKPGNLLPLLAQMAIGREKSQLKIFGTDFPTPDGTCVRDYLHIMDLAHGHVLALDALAVPTNQKNIFSNCDAENGPFRAFNLGKGKGMSVLNMIEAMRKATGYAYQYEIVDRRRGDVPDLTADPTLAEKELGFVAKKDLEEMCRDLWNFQTKNPHGFETPQKQTGTI; from the exons ATGACCCAACAGCCATACATTAACGGAAACAGCCATAAACTAAAG AAGGTAGTAGTAACAGGTGGATTAGGATACATCGGTTCTCATGTCGTCGTATCCTTATTGTTGACAGGTCAATATCAACCCATCGTAATTGACAACTGTCTCAACTCTTATCCTGAAGCTTTGAATCGATGTGCTGAGATCGCACGAGATGAAATGGG ATCCGATGCTCCTCAACCCATTTATCACAATGTCGACTTGCGTAATGCCGAAGCAGTAGAAGATGCATTCGCTCAGTATGATAACAAGGGTGGTATCTGGGCTGTGATTCACTTGgcagctttgaaagctgtTGGCGAATCTGGTGAAATCCCTCTTAGTTACTATAAGACGAATGTAGCGGGTTCCATATCTCttttcgag TCAATGGAAAGACACGGCGTAAACAATCTAgtcttctcatcctcagctaCCGTATATGGTACACCCGAGATCGTCCCCATACCCGAGACCTCACCTCTACTATCTGCCTCATGTTACGGTCGAACGAAAGCCATGGTAGAAGAAATCATCCAAGATCTATGTAGGGCGCAGAAAAAGGACGGTCAGAGTAGTCTGAGAGCTGTCAGTGTGAGGTAtttcaa CCCTGCCGGTGCTCACCCATCTGGTAAACTAGGAGAAGAACCTCGCGGAAAGCCAGGAAACTTGTTACCGCTCTTAGCGCAAATGGCCAttggaagggagaagagtCAATTGAAGATATTCGGTACTGATTTCCCTACACC TGATGGAACTTGTGTTCGAGATTACCTACACATCATGGACCTGGCTCACGGTCATGTATTAGCTCTTGATGCCCTGGCTGTACCTACCAATCAGAAaaacatcttctccaattgCGATGCGGAAAATGGTCCTTTCAGAGCGTTCAACCttggtaaaggtaaaggaatGAGTGTGTTGAATATGATCGAAGCCATGAGGAAAGCGACGGGTTATGCTTACCAGTATGAGATTGTTgatagaag ACGAGGTGACGTACCAGACTTGACCGCCGATCCAACATTGGCAGAGAAAGAATTGGGATTCGTAGCTAAAAAGGATTTAGAGGAGATGTGTAGAGATCTATGGAACTTCCAGACTAAAAACCCACATGGGTTCGAAACCCCTCAAAAACAGACTGGAACGATTTGA